A stretch of the Bubalus kerabau isolate K-KA32 ecotype Philippines breed swamp buffalo chromosome 11, PCC_UOA_SB_1v2, whole genome shotgun sequence genome encodes the following:
- the PPM1B gene encoding protein phosphatase 1B isoform X2 produces the protein MGAFLDKPKTEKHNAHGAGNGLRYGLSSMQGWRVEMEDAHTAVVGIPHGLEDWSFFAVYDGHAGSRVANYCSTHLLEHITNNEDFRAAGKSGSALEPSVENVKNGIRTGFLKIDEYMRNFSDLRNGMDRSGSTAVGVMISPKHIYFINCGDSRAVLYRSGQVCFSTQDHKPCNPREKERIQNAGGSVMIQRVNGSLAVSRALGDYDYKCVDGKGPTEQLVSPEPEVYEILRAEEDEFIILACDGIWDVMSNEELCEFVKSRLEVSDDLENVCNWVVDTCLHKGSRDNMSIVLVCFSNAPKVSDEAMRKDSELDKYLESRVEEIMEKSGEEGMPDLAHVMRILSAENIPNLPPGGGLAGKRHVIEAVYSRLNPHRESDGFEPSIVYLDSLFTF, from the exons ATGGGTGCATTTTTGGACAAACCCAAAACTGAGAAACATAATGCTCATGGTGCTGGGAATGGTTTACGTTACGGCCTGAGCAGCATGCAAGGATGGAGAGTGGAAATGGAAGATGCGCACACAGCTGTTGTAGGTATTCCGCACGGCTTGGAAGACTGGTCGTTTTTTGCAGTTTATGATGGTCACGCCGGATCCCGAGTAGCAAATTACTGCTCAACACACTTATTAGAACACATCACGAACAACGAAGACTTCAGGGCAGCTGGAAAGTCAGGATCTGCTCTTGAGCCTTCAGTGGAAAATGTCAAGAATGGTATCAGAACTGGCTTTTTGAAAATTGATGAATACATGCGTAACTTTTCAGACctcagaaatggcatggacaggAGCGGTTCAACTGCAGTGGGAGTTATGATTTCACCTAAGCACATCTACTTCATCAACTGTGGCGATTCACGGGCTGTTCTGTATAGGAGTGGACAAGTCTGCTTTTCTACCCAAGATCACAAACCTTGCAACCCAAGGGAGAAAGAGCGAATCCAAAATGCAGGAGGCAGCGTAATGATACAGCGTGTTAATGGTTCATTAGCAGTGTCTCGTGCTCTGGGGGACTATGATTACAAGTGTGTTGATGGCAAGGGCCCAACAGAACAACTTGTTTCTCCAGAGCCTGAGGTTTATGAAATTTTAAGAGCAGAAGAGGATGAATTTATCATCTTGGCTTGTGATGGGATCTGGGATGTTATGAGTAATGAGGAGCTCTGTGAATTTGTTAAATCTAGGCTTGAGGTATCTGATGACCTGGAAAATGTGTGCAATTGGGTAGTGGACACTTGTTTACATAAG ggAAGTCGAGATAACATGAGTATTGTACTAGTTTGCTTTTCAAATGCTCCCAAGGTCTCAGATGAAGCAATGAGAAAAGACTCAGAGTTGGATAAGTACTTGGAATCACGGGTGGAAG AAATTATGGAGAAGTCTGGTGAGGAAGGGATGCCTGATCTTGCCCACGTCATGCGCATCTTGTCTGCAGAAAATATCCCAAATTTGCCTCCTGGGGGAGGTCTTGCTGGCAA gCGCCATGTTATTGAAGCTGTTTATAGTAGGCTGAATCCACATAGAGAAAGTGATGgg
- the PPM1B gene encoding protein phosphatase 1B isoform X3 → MGAFLDKPKTEKHNAHGAGNGLRYGLSSMQGWRVEMEDAHTAVVGIPHGLEDWSFFAVYDGHAGSRVANYCSTHLLEHITNNEDFRAAGKSGSALEPSVENVKNGIRTGFLKIDEYMRNFSDLRNGMDRSGSTAVGVMISPKHIYFINCGDSRAVLYRSGQVCFSTQDHKPCNPREKERIQNAGGSVMIQRVNGSLAVSRALGDYDYKCVDGKGPTEQLVSPEPEVYEILRAEEDEFIILACDGIWDVMSNEELCEFVKSRLEVSDDLENVCNWVVDTCLHKGSRDNMSIVLVCFSNAPKVSDEAMRKDSELDKYLESRVEEIMEKSGEEGMPDLAHVMRILSAENIPNLPPGGGLAGKRHVIEAVYSRLNPHRESDGGAGDLEDPW, encoded by the exons ATGGGTGCATTTTTGGACAAACCCAAAACTGAGAAACATAATGCTCATGGTGCTGGGAATGGTTTACGTTACGGCCTGAGCAGCATGCAAGGATGGAGAGTGGAAATGGAAGATGCGCACACAGCTGTTGTAGGTATTCCGCACGGCTTGGAAGACTGGTCGTTTTTTGCAGTTTATGATGGTCACGCCGGATCCCGAGTAGCAAATTACTGCTCAACACACTTATTAGAACACATCACGAACAACGAAGACTTCAGGGCAGCTGGAAAGTCAGGATCTGCTCTTGAGCCTTCAGTGGAAAATGTCAAGAATGGTATCAGAACTGGCTTTTTGAAAATTGATGAATACATGCGTAACTTTTCAGACctcagaaatggcatggacaggAGCGGTTCAACTGCAGTGGGAGTTATGATTTCACCTAAGCACATCTACTTCATCAACTGTGGCGATTCACGGGCTGTTCTGTATAGGAGTGGACAAGTCTGCTTTTCTACCCAAGATCACAAACCTTGCAACCCAAGGGAGAAAGAGCGAATCCAAAATGCAGGAGGCAGCGTAATGATACAGCGTGTTAATGGTTCATTAGCAGTGTCTCGTGCTCTGGGGGACTATGATTACAAGTGTGTTGATGGCAAGGGCCCAACAGAACAACTTGTTTCTCCAGAGCCTGAGGTTTATGAAATTTTAAGAGCAGAAGAGGATGAATTTATCATCTTGGCTTGTGATGGGATCTGGGATGTTATGAGTAATGAGGAGCTCTGTGAATTTGTTAAATCTAGGCTTGAGGTATCTGATGACCTGGAAAATGTGTGCAATTGGGTAGTGGACACTTGTTTACATAAG ggAAGTCGAGATAACATGAGTATTGTACTAGTTTGCTTTTCAAATGCTCCCAAGGTCTCAGATGAAGCAATGAGAAAAGACTCAGAGTTGGATAAGTACTTGGAATCACGGGTGGAAG AAATTATGGAGAAGTCTGGTGAGGAAGGGATGCCTGATCTTGCCCACGTCATGCGCATCTTGTCTGCAGAAAATATCCCAAATTTGCCTCCTGGGGGAGGTCTTGCTGGCAA gCGCCATGTTATTGAAGCTGTTTATAGTAGGCTGAATCCACATAGAGAAAGTGATGgg GGTGCTGGAGATCTAGAAGACCCATGGTAG
- the PPM1B gene encoding protein phosphatase 1B isoform X1 has translation MGAFLDKPKTEKHNAHGAGNGLRYGLSSMQGWRVEMEDAHTAVVGIPHGLEDWSFFAVYDGHAGSRVANYCSTHLLEHITNNEDFRAAGKSGSALEPSVENVKNGIRTGFLKIDEYMRNFSDLRNGMDRSGSTAVGVMISPKHIYFINCGDSRAVLYRSGQVCFSTQDHKPCNPREKERIQNAGGSVMIQRVNGSLAVSRALGDYDYKCVDGKGPTEQLVSPEPEVYEILRAEEDEFIILACDGIWDVMSNEELCEFVKSRLEVSDDLENVCNWVVDTCLHKGSRDNMSIVLVCFSNAPKVSDEAMRKDSELDKYLESRVEEIMEKSGEEGMPDLAHVMRILSAENIPNLPPGGGLAGKRHVIEAVYSRLNPHRESDGASDEAEESGSQGKLVEALRQMRINHRGNYRQLLEEMLTSYRLAKVEGEENPAEQAATAASSNSDAGNTVAMQESHTESKSDLAELDSCTEDAGTKMSGEKL, from the exons ATGGGTGCATTTTTGGACAAACCCAAAACTGAGAAACATAATGCTCATGGTGCTGGGAATGGTTTACGTTACGGCCTGAGCAGCATGCAAGGATGGAGAGTGGAAATGGAAGATGCGCACACAGCTGTTGTAGGTATTCCGCACGGCTTGGAAGACTGGTCGTTTTTTGCAGTTTATGATGGTCACGCCGGATCCCGAGTAGCAAATTACTGCTCAACACACTTATTAGAACACATCACGAACAACGAAGACTTCAGGGCAGCTGGAAAGTCAGGATCTGCTCTTGAGCCTTCAGTGGAAAATGTCAAGAATGGTATCAGAACTGGCTTTTTGAAAATTGATGAATACATGCGTAACTTTTCAGACctcagaaatggcatggacaggAGCGGTTCAACTGCAGTGGGAGTTATGATTTCACCTAAGCACATCTACTTCATCAACTGTGGCGATTCACGGGCTGTTCTGTATAGGAGTGGACAAGTCTGCTTTTCTACCCAAGATCACAAACCTTGCAACCCAAGGGAGAAAGAGCGAATCCAAAATGCAGGAGGCAGCGTAATGATACAGCGTGTTAATGGTTCATTAGCAGTGTCTCGTGCTCTGGGGGACTATGATTACAAGTGTGTTGATGGCAAGGGCCCAACAGAACAACTTGTTTCTCCAGAGCCTGAGGTTTATGAAATTTTAAGAGCAGAAGAGGATGAATTTATCATCTTGGCTTGTGATGGGATCTGGGATGTTATGAGTAATGAGGAGCTCTGTGAATTTGTTAAATCTAGGCTTGAGGTATCTGATGACCTGGAAAATGTGTGCAATTGGGTAGTGGACACTTGTTTACATAAG ggAAGTCGAGATAACATGAGTATTGTACTAGTTTGCTTTTCAAATGCTCCCAAGGTCTCAGATGAAGCAATGAGAAAAGACTCAGAGTTGGATAAGTACTTGGAATCACGGGTGGAAG AAATTATGGAGAAGTCTGGTGAGGAAGGGATGCCTGATCTTGCCCACGTCATGCGCATCTTGTCTGCAGAAAATATCCCAAATTTGCCTCCTGGGGGAGGTCTTGCTGGCAA gCGCCATGTTATTGAAGCTGTTTATAGTAGGCTGAATCCACATAGAGAAAGTGATGgg gcCTCCGATGAAGCAGAGGAAAGTGGATCACAGGGGAAATTGGTGGAAGCTCTCAGGCAAATGAGAATTAATCATAGGGGAAACTACCGACAACTTCTGGAGGAGATGCTGACTAGTTACAGGCTAGCTAAAGTAGAGGGCGAAGAAAATCCTGCTGAACAAGCTGCTACAGCTGCTTCTTCGAACAGTGATGCTGGAAACACAGTGGCAATGCAGGAAAGCCATACTGAATCAAAAAGCGATCTTGCTGAATTAGACAGCTGTACCGAAGATGCAGGGACAAAGATGAGTGGTGAAAAGTTATGA
- the PPM1B gene encoding protein phosphatase 1B isoform X4, translating to MSIVLVCFSNAPKVSDEAMRKDSELDKYLESRVEEIMEKSGEEGMPDLAHVMRILSAENIPNLPPGGGLAGKRHVIEAVYSRLNPHRESDGASDEAEESGSQGKLVEALRQMRINHRGNYRQLLEEMLTSYRLAKVEGEENPAEQAATAASSNSDAGNTVAMQESHTESKSDLAELDSCTEDAGTKMSGEKL from the exons ATGAGTATTGTACTAGTTTGCTTTTCAAATGCTCCCAAGGTCTCAGATGAAGCAATGAGAAAAGACTCAGAGTTGGATAAGTACTTGGAATCACGGGTGGAAG AAATTATGGAGAAGTCTGGTGAGGAAGGGATGCCTGATCTTGCCCACGTCATGCGCATCTTGTCTGCAGAAAATATCCCAAATTTGCCTCCTGGGGGAGGTCTTGCTGGCAA gCGCCATGTTATTGAAGCTGTTTATAGTAGGCTGAATCCACATAGAGAAAGTGATGgg gcCTCCGATGAAGCAGAGGAAAGTGGATCACAGGGGAAATTGGTGGAAGCTCTCAGGCAAATGAGAATTAATCATAGGGGAAACTACCGACAACTTCTGGAGGAGATGCTGACTAGTTACAGGCTAGCTAAAGTAGAGGGCGAAGAAAATCCTGCTGAACAAGCTGCTACAGCTGCTTCTTCGAACAGTGATGCTGGAAACACAGTGGCAATGCAGGAAAGCCATACTGAATCAAAAAGCGATCTTGCTGAATTAGACAGCTGTACCGAAGATGCAGGGACAAAGATGAGTGGTGAAAAGTTATGA